The following proteins come from a genomic window of Candidatus Obscuribacter sp.:
- a CDS encoding (d)CMP kinase, giving the protein MSAKTRTLQIAIDGPAGAGKSTVARQLADKLGYLYIDTGAMYRATTWLALQHGLSLNDGPGIAKLAASTSIVLKPADATSDGKIRVFVGDSEVTHEIRTQKMSEQTIPVAALKEVRQVLVEKQKELADKGSAVLDGRDIGTVVLPQAKLKIFLTASPEVRARRRLKELSGQGEHPAFEELLAAIKDRDHKDRTREVSPLTMADDAIELNTDELTIEQVVAELLSLSVKTQASQA; this is encoded by the coding sequence ATGAGCGCAAAAACCAGGACTTTGCAGATTGCCATAGATGGACCAGCAGGAGCTGGTAAGTCCACGGTAGCCAGACAGCTCGCAGACAAACTCGGTTACCTTTATATAGATACAGGTGCCATGTACCGCGCTACCACCTGGTTGGCTTTGCAGCACGGTCTATCTCTTAACGATGGACCGGGCATAGCAAAACTGGCCGCTTCCACCAGTATTGTCTTAAAGCCAGCCGATGCTACTTCAGATGGCAAAATCAGAGTCTTTGTGGGAGATAGCGAAGTCACCCATGAAATCCGCACTCAAAAGATGTCGGAGCAAACCATACCGGTGGCAGCCCTTAAGGAAGTAAGACAAGTCCTGGTAGAAAAACAAAAAGAGCTAGCCGACAAAGGCAGTGCCGTCCTCGACGGACGCGACATTGGCACTGTGGTATTGCCCCAGGCCAAACTCAAAATCTTCCTCACCGCATCACCAGAGGTACGCGCCAGACGCCGCCTCAAAGAGTTGAGTGGTCAGGGCGAGCACCCTGCATTTGAAGAACTTTTGGCAGCAATCAAAGACCGCGACCACAAAGACCGTACACGCGAGGTCTCACCCCTCACTATGGCAGATGATGCTATCGAGCTAAACACCGACGAGCTGACAATTGAGCAGGTGGTGGCTGAGCTTTTGAGCTTGTCAGTTAAAACTCAAGCGAGCCAAGCTTAA